From Bosea sp. NBC_00550, the proteins below share one genomic window:
- the pgm gene encoding phosphoglucomutase (alpha-D-glucose-1,6-bisphosphate-dependent), with the protein MTDSVSPLAGKRLEPAMLVDVGALTKAYFDQPDPSQRSQQVAFGTSGHRGSAFSKSFNEAHILAIAQAICLYRREQGIDGPLFLGIDTHALSRNAFETVLEVFAANGVTTMIDQKLGFTPTPVISHAILTYNRGRTSAKADGVVISPSHNPPADGGLKYNPPHGGPADTDATGWIEKKANAFLAAKLAGISRIPYDKALKSAHVRRHDYISGYVADLADVVDMEAIAKAGVSIGIDPLGGAGLDYYQPIIDRYGLKATIVNTEVDPTFGFMTADWDGKIRMDCSSPYAMAGLIGMRDRFDVAFANDTDADRHGIVTRSSGLMNPNHYLAAASAYLFANRPDWRADAAIGKTVVSSAIIDRVAAKLGRRLVEVPVGFKWFVDGLISGDFGFAGEESAGASFLRKDGSVWTTDKDGLILGLLAAEITAKTGDDPGVLYDKLTGELGKPCYARVDAPATASQKAVLKTLSAKQIATKELAGQPITAILSEAPGNGAAIGGLKVTSADGWFAARPSGTEEVYKIYAESFRDEGHLARIQDEARQIVDAAFAAA; encoded by the coding sequence ATGACTGATTCAGTGAGCCCGCTCGCCGGAAAGCGGCTGGAACCCGCCATGCTCGTCGACGTCGGGGCTCTGACCAAAGCCTATTTCGACCAGCCGGATCCGTCGCAGCGCTCGCAGCAGGTCGCCTTTGGCACTTCGGGCCATCGCGGCTCGGCCTTTTCCAAATCCTTCAACGAGGCGCATATTCTCGCCATCGCCCAGGCGATCTGCCTTTATCGCCGTGAGCAGGGCATCGACGGGCCGCTCTTCCTGGGCATCGACACCCACGCGCTCTCGCGCAATGCGTTCGAGACGGTGCTGGAGGTCTTCGCGGCGAACGGCGTGACCACGATGATCGACCAGAAGCTCGGCTTCACGCCGACGCCGGTCATCTCGCACGCGATTCTGACCTATAATCGGGGCCGGACCTCGGCGAAGGCGGACGGCGTCGTCATCTCGCCTTCTCACAACCCCCCAGCCGATGGCGGGTTGAAGTACAATCCGCCCCATGGCGGCCCGGCCGACACCGACGCCACCGGCTGGATCGAGAAGAAGGCCAACGCCTTTCTCGCCGCCAAGCTCGCCGGTATCAGCCGCATTCCCTACGACAAGGCGCTGAAGAGCGCGCATGTCCGGCGGCACGACTATATCAGCGGCTATGTCGCGGATCTCGCGGATGTCGTCGACATGGAGGCGATTGCCAAGGCCGGCGTCTCGATCGGCATCGACCCGCTCGGCGGGGCGGGGCTGGACTACTACCAGCCGATCATCGACCGCTATGGGCTGAAGGCAACCATCGTCAACACGGAGGTCGATCCGACATTCGGGTTCATGACCGCCGATTGGGACGGCAAGATCCGGATGGACTGCTCCTCGCCCTATGCGATGGCCGGCTTGATCGGCATGCGCGACCGGTTCGACGTCGCCTTCGCCAACGACACCGATGCCGACCGGCACGGCATCGTCACGCGCAGCAGCGGGCTGATGAACCCGAATCACTACCTTGCTGCCGCCAGCGCCTATCTCTTCGCCAACCGCCCCGATTGGCGGGCGGATGCCGCCATCGGCAAGACGGTGGTGTCGAGCGCGATCATCGACCGGGTCGCGGCGAAGCTGGGGCGCAGGCTGGTCGAGGTACCGGTTGGCTTCAAATGGTTCGTCGACGGGCTGATCTCGGGCGATTTCGGCTTTGCGGGCGAGGAGAGCGCGGGGGCCTCCTTCCTGCGCAAGGACGGCTCGGTCTGGACGACCGACAAGGACGGGCTGATCCTCGGCCTGCTCGCCGCCGAGATCACCGCGAAGACCGGCGATGATCCGGGCGTGCTCTATGACAAGCTGACCGGCGAGCTCGGCAAGCCATGCTACGCGCGGGTCGACGCGCCGGCGACGGCGAGCCAGAAGGCGGTGCTGAAAACCCTCTCGGCCAAGCAGATCGCGACGAAGGAACTCGCCGGCCAGCCGATCACGGCGATCCTGAGCGAGGCGCCCGGCAACGGCGCGGCGATCGGCGGGCTCAAGGTCACGAGCGCAGACGGCTGGTTCGCGGCTCGACCCTCCGGCACCGAGGAGGTCTACAAGATCTACGCGGAGAGCTTCCGCGACGAAGGCCATCTCGCCCGCATCCAGGACGAGGCGCGGCAGATCGTCGACGCGGCTTTCGCTGCGGCCTGA
- a CDS encoding thermonuclease family protein, which produces MKTPVFVFRLRKRFRQTGVALPSLFLTVGIVVACAALMLILTREPSRLADPQAGAAVATGMPESLGSPPLQEKLAARMEAAAVEVIRRKHPDDLSDLPVIEVAAPLRSVDGTSFKFKEEVIRFARVDGPRAGDVCLDGETRWSCGLQARAALHNLVAGRSLFCQPRRALADGTIAADCRIEASAGAPGGDIAHLLVLQGWARPLPDGEASFADELREAQAKRAGLWRGGWTLRAP; this is translated from the coding sequence GTGAAGACACCTGTGTTCGTGTTCCGCTTGCGCAAGCGTTTCAGGCAAACGGGCGTCGCGCTGCCTTCTTTATTTCTGACCGTCGGAATCGTCGTTGCGTGCGCAGCTCTGATGCTGATTCTGACGAGAGAACCGAGCAGGCTCGCCGATCCGCAAGCGGGCGCCGCCGTGGCGACGGGGATGCCGGAATCCTTGGGATCGCCGCCCTTACAGGAAAAGCTCGCGGCCCGCATGGAAGCTGCGGCCGTCGAGGTCATACGGCGCAAGCACCCAGACGACCTGAGCGACCTGCCTGTCATCGAGGTTGCCGCGCCCTTGCGTTCGGTCGACGGCACAAGCTTCAAATTCAAGGAGGAGGTCATCCGCTTCGCGCGCGTCGACGGTCCTCGTGCTGGCGATGTCTGCCTGGACGGGGAGACGCGCTGGTCCTGCGGATTGCAGGCTCGTGCCGCGCTGCACAATCTGGTCGCCGGGCGCAGCTTGTTCTGCCAACCCCGCCGCGCCCTCGCGGACGGAACCATCGCCGCCGATTGCCGTATCGAGGCGAGTGCCGGCGCGCCGGGAGGCGACATCGCGCATTTGCTGGTTCTGCAGGGCTGGGCGCGGCCATTGCCGGATGGCGAAGCAAGCTTCGCGGACGAGCTCAGAGAAGCCCAAGCCAAGCGCGCCGGCCTCTGGCGGGGTGGATGGACGCTGCGTGCGCCGTGA
- a CDS encoding IS5 family transposase → MSHRHTRRGRRWEQRSFFGLSEHLERLSAIGDPLETLEATIDFEYFRGWLVEGLGYGDGAKGGRPAFDPVSMFKALILQAQHNLSDAKMEFMIRDRLSWMRFLRFDLGGPTPDENTIRHFRNRLTESGTLRRVMKAFDWQLQKKGYIPMSGQIVDASLVPAPKQRNTDAEKEAIKAGKTAREIWPDEPSKAAQKDVDARWTLKIGGKIRYRPDGTPLAQIALPVFGYKTHIAIDRRFGFIRESAVTSAAHADGRMLPRLVTTQNTSSEVWADSAYRSQTNEKSLAAKMLVSRIHRRKPPGRRMPQHVARANAGKSAIRAAVEHVFAHQKNRFGLFIRTIGLARAEAKLTLANIAYNFDRLIFHERVRAMG, encoded by the coding sequence ATCTCTCATCGGCACACGAGGCGGGGGAGACGATGGGAACAGCGGTCGTTTTTCGGGTTGTCGGAGCATCTGGAGCGATTGAGTGCGATCGGCGATCCGCTGGAGACGCTCGAAGCGACGATCGATTTTGAGTATTTCCGGGGCTGGCTGGTCGAGGGCCTTGGCTATGGGGACGGGGCCAAGGGCGGACGTCCAGCTTTCGACCCGGTCTCGATGTTCAAGGCGCTGATCCTTCAGGCGCAGCACAATCTCAGCGACGCGAAGATGGAGTTCATGATCCGGGACCGTCTGTCCTGGATGCGCTTCCTGCGCTTTGATCTTGGCGGTCCGACACCCGACGAGAACACGATCCGGCACTTCCGCAACAGGCTGACCGAGAGCGGCACGCTGCGGCGGGTGATGAAGGCCTTCGACTGGCAATTGCAGAAGAAGGGCTACATCCCGATGTCGGGCCAGATCGTCGATGCCTCCCTCGTGCCGGCACCCAAGCAGCGGAACACGGACGCGGAGAAGGAGGCGATCAAGGCGGGCAAGACGGCCCGGGAGATCTGGCCCGATGAACCCAGCAAGGCGGCGCAGAAGGACGTCGATGCGCGCTGGACGCTCAAGATCGGCGGCAAGATCCGGTATCGGCCCGACGGCACGCCCTTGGCGCAGATCGCCTTGCCCGTCTTCGGCTACAAAACCCATATCGCGATCGACCGGCGCTTCGGCTTCATTCGGGAGAGCGCGGTGACCTCGGCAGCCCATGCGGATGGGCGGATGCTGCCGCGCCTGGTGACGACGCAGAACACCTCCTCCGAGGTCTGGGCCGACAGCGCCTACCGATCACAGACGAACGAGAAAAGTCTGGCGGCGAAGATGCTGGTCAGCCGCATCCATCGCCGCAAACCGCCTGGACGGCGGATGCCGCAGCATGTCGCGCGCGCCAATGCCGGCAAGTCGGCAATCCGGGCTGCGGTCGAACATGTCTTCGCCCATCAGAAGAACAGGTTCGGCCTGTTCATCCGCACCATTGGCCTGGCTCGCGCCGAGGCAAAACTGACCCTGGCCAACATCGCCTACAACTTCGACCGGCTGATCTTCCATGAACGCGTCAGGGCCATGGGATGA
- a CDS encoding UDP-glucose dehydrogenase family protein, translated as MKIVMVGSGYVGLVSGACFADFGHEVVCVDKQESKIAALKSGDIPIFEPGLADLVRSNAAAGRLSFTTDLAGPVGSADAVFIAVGTPSRRGDGFADLSYVYAASREIAQALGSYTVIVTKSTVPVGTGDEVERIVRELRPDAEFAVVSNPEFLREGAAIEDFKRPDRIVIGTEDERARTVMADIYRPLYLNSAPILNTSRRTAELTKYAANAFLATKVTFINEMADLCEQVGANVQDVARGMGLDNRIGSKFLHAGPGYGGSCFPKDTLALIKTAQDYGTPSRIVEAVAAVNDQRKRAMGRKVVTACGGSVRGKTVAVLGLTFKPNTDDMRDSPAISIITALQDGGATIRAFDPEGMEPAKAVLPGGVTYCGNAYECVEGADATVIVTEWNIFRALDLDRVRTLMKTPVLVDLRNIYRGEQVREKGFVYADIGRGVLEATSIDNEDAA; from the coding sequence ATGAAGATCGTGATGGTCGGATCAGGTTATGTCGGACTGGTGTCCGGAGCCTGTTTCGCTGATTTCGGCCACGAGGTGGTCTGCGTCGACAAGCAGGAAAGCAAGATCGCGGCGTTGAAGAGCGGTGATATCCCGATCTTCGAACCCGGCCTCGCCGATCTCGTTCGCAGCAATGCCGCCGCCGGACGATTGTCCTTCACGACCGACCTTGCCGGCCCGGTCGGCAGCGCCGATGCGGTTTTCATCGCGGTCGGCACCCCCTCTCGCCGCGGCGATGGCTTCGCCGACCTGTCCTATGTCTACGCGGCCTCCCGCGAGATCGCGCAGGCGCTCGGCAGTTATACGGTGATCGTCACCAAATCGACCGTGCCCGTCGGCACCGGCGACGAGGTCGAGCGAATCGTGCGCGAGCTCCGGCCGGATGCCGAGTTCGCGGTGGTGTCCAATCCGGAGTTCCTGCGCGAAGGTGCGGCGATCGAGGATTTCAAGCGGCCCGACCGCATCGTCATCGGCACCGAGGACGAGCGCGCCCGCACCGTGATGGCCGATATCTACCGGCCGCTCTACCTCAACAGCGCGCCGATATTGAACACCAGCCGCCGCACCGCGGAGCTGACGAAATACGCCGCCAACGCCTTCCTGGCGACCAAGGTCACCTTCATCAACGAGATGGCGGATCTCTGCGAACAGGTCGGTGCCAACGTCCAGGACGTGGCGCGCGGCATGGGTCTCGACAACCGGATCGGCTCCAAGTTCCTCCATGCCGGCCCGGGCTATGGCGGTTCCTGCTTCCCGAAGGATACGCTGGCTCTGATCAAGACCGCTCAGGATTACGGCACGCCCTCGCGCATCGTCGAGGCTGTGGCGGCCGTGAACGACCAGCGCAAGCGCGCCATGGGCCGCAAGGTCGTCACCGCCTGCGGCGGCTCGGTGCGGGGCAAGACGGTCGCGGTCCTCGGCCTCACCTTCAAGCCGAATACCGACGACATGCGCGACTCGCCCGCCATCTCCATCATCACGGCGCTGCAGGACGGCGGAGCGACGATCCGCGCCTTCGATCCGGAAGGCATGGAGCCGGCCAAGGCTGTCCTGCCGGGCGGCGTCACCTATTGCGGCAACGCCTACGAATGTGTCGAAGGCGCCGACGCGACGGTCATCGTCACCGAATGGAATATTTTCCGTGCGCTCGATCTCGATCGGGTCAGGACGCTGATGAAGACCCCCGTGCTGGTCGATCTGCGAAACATCTATCGCGGCGAACAAGTCCGCGAAAAGGGTTTCGTCTATGCCGACATCGGGCGCGGCGTGCTGGAAGCCACCTCCATCGACAATGAAGACGCGGCCTGA